The following proteins are co-located in the Triticum aestivum cultivar Chinese Spring chromosome 1A, IWGSC CS RefSeq v2.1, whole genome shotgun sequence genome:
- the LOC123182051 gene encoding protein phosphatase 2C 51 produces the protein MRQAVGAGDEGLSRKVAVAAGDADGATAARRRRRLELRPHGRKVASGEDEPAKKATDGSESESSADVGRGIWLPACLSHGAVSVIGRRREMEDAVAVERTFLASSPDACGGGDEGSGGEEDFFAVYDGHGGARVAEACRERMHVVLAEEVERLRCRPGARGWKEALEASFARVDGEVVAGAGADDDEESRSRTVGSTAVVAVVGRRRIVVANCGDSRAVLSRGGVAVPLSTDHKPDRPDELQRVEAAGGRVINWNGSRVLGVLSTSRSIGDYYLKPYVSAEPEVTAVERTGKDEFLVLASDGLWDVVSNDEACRVARSCLTGRAAAVFPESVAGRSAADAAALLAELAITRGSKDNISVVVVELKRLKSRVGRRAIGGEVQL, from the exons ATGAGGCAGGCGGTGGGCGCCGGTGACGAGGGGCTGTCGCGGAAGGTCGCCGTGGCGGCCGGGGACGCCGACGGGGCGACggccgcgcgccgtcgccgccggctcGAGCTCCGGCCGCACGGGCGGAAGGTGGCGTCGGGCGAGGACGAGCCGGCGAAGAAGGCCACGGACGGGTCCGAGTCCGAGTCCTCCGCGGACGTGGGCCGCGGGATCTGGCTGCCCGCGTGCCTGTCGCACGGCGCGGTGTCCGTGATCGGCCGGCGCCGGGAGATGGAGGACGCCGTGGCCGTCGAGCGCACCTTCCTGGCCTCCTCGCCGGACGCGTGCGGGGGAGGCGACGAGGGCAGCGGCGGGGAGGAGGACTTCTTCGCGGTGTACGACGGCCACGgcggggcgcgggtggcggaggcgtGCCGGGAGCGGATGCACGTGGTGCTGGCGGAGGAGGTGGAGCGGCTGCGGTGCCGCCCCGGCGCGCGCGGCTGGAAGGAGGCCCTGGAGGCCAGCTTCGCGAGGGTGGACGGCGAGGTCGTGGCCGGCGCGGgcgccgacgacgacgaggagtcgCGCTCCCGCACCGTGGGGTCGACCGCCGTGGTGGCCGTGGTGGGGCGCCGTCGCATCGTCGTCGCCAACTGCGGCGACTCGCGCGCCGTGCTGTCCCGCGGTGGCGTGGCCGTGCCGCTCTCCACTGACCACAAG CCAGATCGACCGGACGAGTTGCAGAGGGTGGAAGCGGCTGGCGGCAGGGTGATCAACTGGAACGGGTCCCGTGTCCTAGGGGTCCTATCCACCTCCAGATCCATTG GGGACTACTACCTGAAGCCGTACGTGAGCGCGGAGCCGGAGGTGACGGCGGTGGAGAGGACGGGCAAGGACGAGTTCCTGGTGCTGGCCAGTGACGGGCTGTGGGACGTGGTGTCCAACGACGAGGCGTGCCGGGTGGCGCGGAGCTGTCTCACCGGCCGTGCCGCCGCCGTGTTCCCGGAGTCTGTGGCCGGGCGcagcgccgccgacgccgccgcgctgCTCGCCGAGCTCGCCATCACCCGCGGCAGCAAGGACAACATCAGCGTCGTCGTGGTTGAGCTGAAGCGGCTCAAGAGCAGGGTAGGGCGTCGAGCCATCGGAGGCGAGGTGCAGTTGTAG